A genomic segment from Enoplosus armatus isolate fEnoArm2 chromosome 12, fEnoArm2.hap1, whole genome shotgun sequence encodes:
- the tnfaip3 gene encoding tumor necrosis factor alpha-induced protein 3 gives MSQGQNFLPKFLFVSNLLKAVKIRQRVPNDVVKPAASGGLMHHLRGMHRYTLEMIAMNHFPQAFREVVQAAILDRAMQASLEQEKKLNWCREVKKMVPLRTNGDGNCLLHAASQYMLGVQDTDLVLRKALHGVLKETDTGVFRARFQAELVQSQEFTQTGLRYTTMNWEEEWEKIVKMASPVSSSNGLQFDSLEDIHIFVLSNILRRPIIVIADQVVRSMKSGSSISPLNVGGIYLPLHWPPTECYKYPIVLGYDSQHFAPLITIKDSGPEIRAVPLINPGRGGFEELKVHFLMEKEQQQKERLLKDYLLLIEIPVIGLGYDATRIINAARLDEGNLPEDMNLMEDYLQLVNHEYQRWQEDKEQAWAAQPQRPPPFSVSQLSLIEIRCATPRCTFYVSVDTQPHCHECFEKRQATTGGGARIEGVVQTKGGGVQGGVAVVGGSETEVTSRGARSSSPPSSSSGRGVSSPRSAPPTAPSLSLYSETHAMKCKTPGCLFTLSVEHDGLCERCFNSRQNHGPPGAGTAATGLPGPNGGPTVPHPAQGSGWTQWGGCETETERCSMCRQEAFRIFNGLCPPCMQRQQAPERGEPQQNNPRTEASSSAWSQARDAERPCLTLTPGHTSAWQAPLARPCKRSGCQFFGTPEKLGFCTICYVDYQTNHHLTPPPAPVQSRHGLEAGFQNASRCRGPGCGAVGKAMLEGYCDKCYVKEQSTRLNQVAHRTPHSPPLVMRDRAAKPRSSQQSQTQTQTQCRRSGCSNVSPGCTDLCPECHTRGQGREAGRRAQAPKEKSKQRCRTQGCDHYANQEKQGYCNECDHFKQIYRG, from the exons ATGTCGCAGGGTCAGAACTTCCTCCCCAAATTCCTGTTTGTCTCCAACCTGCTGAAGGCGGTGAAGATCCGTCAGCGAGTGCCCAACGACGTGGTGAAGCCGGCTGCCAGCGGTGGCCTGATGCACCACCTGCGGGGTATGCACCGTTACACGCTGGAGATGATCGCCATGAACCACTTCCCGCAGGCCTTCAGGGAGGTGGTGCAGGCCGCCATCCTGGACCGAGCCATGCAGGCCTCAttggagcaggagaagaagcTCAACTGGTGTCGGGAGGTGAAGAAGATGGTGCCCTTACGTACTAATG gagATGGGAACTGTTTGCTCCACGCGGCCTCTCAGTACATGCTGGGTGTTCAGGACACAGACCTGGTGCTTCGAAAAGCCCTCCATGGTGTTTTGAAAGAGACGGACACTGGCGTCTTTAGAGCTCGCTTCCAGGCAGAGCTGGTCCAGTCCCAGGAATTCACCCAGACCGGACTCCGATACACCACCATG AACTGGGAGGAGGAGTGGGAAAAGATTGTGAAGATGGCATCTCCGGTCTCCAGTAGCAACGGCCTCCAGTTTGACTCTCTTGAGGACATTCACATTTTCGTCCTCTCCAACATTCTCCGCAGACCCATCATCGTCATCGCAG acCAGGTGGTCAGGAGTATGAAATCTGGCTCCTCTATCTCTCCTCTGAATGTGGGTGGGATTTATCTGCCGCTACACTGGCCGCCCACAGAGTGCTACAAATACCCAATAGTGCTCGGCTATGACTCCCAGCACTTTGCACCCCTCATCACCATCAAAGACAGTGGCCCAG AGATCCGAGCAGTACCGCTGATCAACCCAGGACGGGGGGGCTTTGAGGAGCTGAAGGTTCACTTCCTGATGGagaaagaacagcagcagaaagagaggcTTCTGAAAGACTACCTGCTACTGATAGAGATCCCCGTTATAGGCTTGGGCTACGACGCCACACGGATCATCAACGCTGCGCG GCTGGATGAGGGCAACCTCCCTGAAGACATGAACCTGATGGAGGACTACCTGCAGCTAGTCAACCATGAGTACCAGCGCTGGCAGGAGGACAAGGAGCAGGCATGGGCCGCCCAGCCACAGCGCCCACCTCCCTTCTCCGTCTCCCAGCTCTCCCTCATCGAGATCCGCTGTGCCACACCGCGATGCACCTTCTATGTCTCTGTGGACACACAGCCTCATTGCCACGAGTGCTTCGAGAAGCGACAGGCCACTACGGGCGGAGGAGCGAGGATAGAAGGGGTGGTGCAGACCAAGGGAGGAGGTGTACAAGGTGGGGTAGCAGTGGTAGGGGGATCAGAGACTGAGGTGACCTCCAGAGGAGCCCGAAGCAGCAGccccccatcctcctcatctGGGAGAGGGGTGTCCAGCCCCCGCTCCGCCCCACCCACCGCTCCCAGCCTCAGCCTGTACAGTGAAACTCATGCCATGAAGTGCAAGACACCCGGCTGCCTCTTCACCCTCAGCGTGGAGCATGATGGACTTTGCGAGCGCTGCTTCAACTCCAGGCAGAACCATGGACCCCCTGGAGCTGGAACGGCTGCTACAGGACTCCCAGGCCCCAATGGGGGGCCTACAGTCCCCCACCCGGCCCAGGGCTCCGGCTGGACCCAGTGGGGGGGCtgcgagacagagacagagcgcTGCAGCATGTGCAGACAGGAGGCGTTCAGGATATTCAATGGCCTGTGTCCACCCTGCATGCAGAGACAGCAGGCTCCAGAGAGGGGAGAGCCACAGCAGAACAACCCCAGGACTGAGGCCTCGTCTTCAGCTTGGAGCCAGGCCAGGGACGCTGAGCGGCCGTGCCTCACCCTAACCCCAGGGCACACCTCAGCCTGGCAGGCCCCTCTGGCCCGCCCTTGTAAAAGATCTGGCTGCCAGTTCTTTGGGACGCCAGAGAAGTTGGGTTTCTGCACTATTTGCTACGTAGACTATCAGACCAACCACC ACCTGACCCCTCCCCCTGCCCCGGTCCAGAGCCGGCATGGTTTGGAGGCAGGCTTCCAGAACGCCTCGCGGTGTCGTGGGCCTGGGTGTGGTGCGGTTGGCAAGGCAATGCTGGAGGGCTACTGCGACAAGTGCTACGTGAAAGAGCAAAGCACACGGCTCAACCAAGTGGCACATCGCACACCACACTCCCCTCCTCTGGTCATG CGTGACCGGGCAGCCAAACCTAGATCTTCACAGCAATCCCAGACCCAGACCCAGACTCAGTGCCGGCGGAGTGGCTGCAGTAATGTATCCCCGGGTTGCACAGACCTCTGCCCAGAGTGCCATACGCGTGGCCAGGGCAGAGAGGCGGGCAGGCGGGCGCAGGCGCCCAAGGAAAAGTCCAAGCAGCGGTGCCGGACGCAGGGCTGCGACCACTACGCCAACCAAGAGAAACAGGGCTACTGCAATGAGTGTGACCACTTCAAACAGATTTACCGCGGCTGA